One genomic region from Macadamia integrifolia cultivar HAES 741 unplaced genomic scaffold, SCU_Mint_v3 scaffold_245A, whole genome shotgun sequence encodes:
- the LOC122071514 gene encoding peroxisomal nicotinamide adenine dinucleotide carrier-like gives MSNAVVNGLAGAGGGIIAQIITYPLQTVNTRQQTDRFAKKGLLLAHSNSNSQAHSPSHGGGTLMQILKVIRTEGLGGLYSGLKPSLFGTAASQGIYYYFYQVFKNKAEVLAIARKKKGLGDGTVGMFSWLLVAAIAGSLNVLFTNPIWVLVTRMQTHTQAEMKIMEAKREAILREASATAPSMDVSTLQDKLRKLDSNKPSPYGTAQAMREVYSEAGIKGFWKGLIPTLVMVCNPSIQFMIYESLLKHLKAKRAATKQGSKGVSALEVFLAGALAKLGATLVTYPLLVVKSRLQAKQEIGGGNVSLQYTGTVDAIFKMIRYEGLPCFYKGMSTKIVQSVLAASVLFMVKEELVKAAVILVDKTPKAILKSQ, from the coding sequence ATGTCTAATGCCGTCGTCAATGGACTTGCCGGAGCTGGTGGAGGCATCATTGCTCAGATCATCACTTACCCACTCCAAACTGTTAACACTCGCCAGCAAACTGACAGGTTTGCCAAGAAAGGTCTCCTCCTCGCTCATTCTAATTCTAATTCCCAAGCCCATTCTCCCTCTCATGGTGGTGGCACTCTAATGCAAATTCTTAAGGTTATAAGAACAGAAGGTTTGGGTGGATTGTACAGTGGACTCAAACCTTCTCTGTTTGGCACTGCTGCTTCTCAGGGCATCTATTACTATTTCTACCAAGTCTTCAAGAACAAGGCCGAGGTTCTTGCGATTGCTCGGAAAAAGAAAGGACTTGGTGATGGTACTGTTGGTATGTTCTCTTGGCTTCTCGTGGCAGCCATTGCTGGTTCATTGAATGTCTTGTTTACGAATCCTATTTGGGTTCTTGTGACTCGTATGCAGACCCATACCCAAGCAGAGATGAAGATCATGGAAGCCAAAAGGGAAGCAATTCTGAGGGAAGCTTCTGCAACTGCTCCATCCATGGATGTTTCTACCTTGCAAGACAAGTTAAGAAAACTAGATTCGAACAAACCTAGTCCATATGGAACTGCCCAAGCGATGAGAGAAGTTTATTCTGAAGCAGGGATTAAAGGGTTCTGGAAAGGTTTGATTCCTACACTAGTCATGGTATGTAATCCATCTATCCAGTTCATGATTTATGAAAGCTTGTTAAAGCATTTGAAGGCAAAAAGGGCGGCAACAAAGCAAGGTTCAAAAGGGGTTTCTGCTTTAGAGGTGTTCTTGGCTGGGGCTTTGGCTAAACTGGGAGCAACTTTGGTAACATATCCATTGTTGGTTGTGAAGTCAAGACTTCAAGCAAAGCAGGAGATTGGTGGAGGTAATGTTTCATTACAATATACAGGTACAGTGGATGCCATTTTTAAGATGATCCGTTATGAAGGATTACCTTGTTTTTACAAAGGGATGAGCACAAAGATAGTGCAGAGTGTTTTGGCTGCTTCAGTCCTCTTCATGGTCAAGGAGGAGCTAGTGAAAGCGGCTGTCATCCTAGTAGATAAGACCCCAAAAGCCATTCTCAAATCCCAATAG
- the LOC122071515 gene encoding FACT complex subunit SPT16-like: MADHRNGNIKASDGNASAAAAYTINLENFSKRLQIFYSHWKEHRTDLWGSSYAIAVATPPASEDLRYLKSSALNIWLLGYEFPETIMVFMKKQIHFLCSQKKASLLDVLKKSAKETVGAEVVMHVKGKSDDGTALIEEIFRAVRAQSKSDGHESPVVGHIEKEVPEGNLLEKWSEKLKNSSFQLTDVASGFSDFLAVKDNTEITNVKKAAFLTASVMKHFVVPKLEKVIDEEKKISHSSLMDETEKAILQPAKVKVKLKAENVDICYPPIFQSGGEYDLRPSASSNDENLYYDSTSVIICAIGSRYNSYCSNLARTILIDANAVQSKAYEVLLKAHEAAIGALKPGNKVSAAYQAALSVVEKEAPELAPNLTKSAGTGIGLEFRESGLSLNAKNDRVLKAGMAFNVSLGFQNLQAQTKNLKTEKFSLLLADTVIINEKQTEVVTSISSKAVKDVAYSFNEDEEEEAEQPKVKSEAKGNEPLSKATLRSDNQEMTKEEQRRQHQAELARQKNEETARRLAGSGPVTGDARGGSRALGDLTVYKNVNDIPPTKELMIQIDQKNEAVLLPIYGSMVPFHVATIKSVNSQQDSNRSWYVRIIFNVPGTPFNPHDTNSLKFQGSIYLREVSFRSKDSRHISEVVQQIKTLRRQVTSRESERAERATLVTQEKLQLAGGRFKPIRLTDLWIRPPFGGRGRKLPGSLEAHVNGLRYSTSRPDERVDVMYVNIKHAFLQPAEKEMITLLHFHLHNHIMVGNKKTKDVQFYVEVMDVVQTLGGGKRSANDPDEIEEEQRERDRKNRINMDFQNFVNKVNDLWGQPQLKGLDLEFDQPLRELGFHGVPHKAAAFIIPTTSCLVELIETPFLVVTLSEIEIVNLERVGLGQKNFDLTIVFKDFKRDVLRIDSIPSSSLDSIKEWLDTTDLKYYESRLNLNWRPILKTITDDPEKFIEDGGWEFLNMEASDSDSDNTEDTDQGYEPSDVQSESVSDDDNDDSESLVESEDEEEEDSEEVSDEEEGKTWEELEREASNADRERDESDSEEDRKRRKMKAFGKGRVPDRGVPPKRAKLR; this comes from the coding sequence ATGGCCGATCATCGGAATGGAAATATTAAGGCTTCGGATGGAAACGCTTCTGCTGCGGCAGCATATACCATCAATCTCGAGAACTTCAGTAAACGGctgcaaattttttattctcACTGGAAGGAACATAGAACTGATCTATGGGGTTCATCGTATGCTATTGCTGTTGCAACACCTCCTGCTTCCGAGGATTTAAGGTACCTCAAATCCTCGGCGCTCAACATTTGGTTGCTTGGTTACGAGTTCCCTGAGACCATTATGGTTTTTATGAAGAAGCAGATTCATTTCTTATGTAGTCAGAAGAAGGCCTCTCTGCTTGATGTTCTTAAGAAATCAGCAAAGGAAACTGTGGGTGCCGAAGTTGTGATGCATGTTAAGGGGAAAAGTGATGATGGAACTGCTCTGATAGAGGAGATATTTCGGGCTGTCCGTGCTCAGTCTAAATCCGATGGACATGAATCCCCTGTTGTTGGGCACATTGAGAAGGAGGTTCCTGAAGGTAATCTGTTGGAGAAATGGAGTGAAAAACTAAAGAATTCCAGTTTCCAGCTTACTGATGTAGCCAGTGGTTTCTCTGACTTCCTTGCTGTCAAGGACAACACCGAGATCACAAATGTGAAGAAAGCAGCTTTCTTGACCGCTTCTGTGATGAAACATTTTGTGGTCCCGAAACTTGAGAAGGTCATTGACGAGGAGAAAAAGATCTCTCATTCTTCATTAATGGATGAAACTGAGAAGGCAATTCTGCAACCTGCAAAGGTTAAGGTAAAGCTTAAAGCGGAGAATGTTGATATCTGTTACCCACCCATCTTTCAGAGTGGGGGAGAATATGATCTCAGGCCTAGTGCTTCAAGTAATGATGAGAATCTGTATTATGACTCAACAAGTGTAATCATATGCGCTATTGGATCTCGTTATAACAGCTACTGCTCGAATCTTGCCAGGACTATTCTGATTGATGCGAATGCAGTGCAGAGCAAGGCTTATGAAGTTCTTCTTAAGGCTCATGAAGCGGCAATTGGTGCATTAAAGCCAGGGAACAAGGTCAGTGCAGCCTACCAAGCAGCCCTGTCAGTGGTCGAGAAGGAAGCTCCTGAATTAGCTCCAAATTTGACAAAATCTGCTGGTACTGGTATTGGTCTTGAGTTCCGGGAATCAGGTTTGAGTCTGAATGCGAAGAATGATCGAGTATTGAAGGCAGGAATGGCTTTCAATGTTTCTCTTGGGTTTCAGAACTTGCAAGCACAGACCAAAAACCTAAAGACGGAAAAATTCTCACTGTTGCTGGCAGACACTGTTATCATCAACGAGAAGCAAACAGAAGTTGTGACGTCTATCAGCTCAAAAGCTGTCAAAGATGTGGCTTATTCTTTCAATGaagatgaggaggaggaagcaGAACAACCAAAAGTAAAATCTGAAGCCAAGGGCAATGAACCCTTGTCAAAGGCAACACTTAGGTCAGACAACCAGGAGATGACGAAAGAGGAGCAACGGAGGCAGCACCAGGCAGAGCTTGCTCGCCAGAAGAATGAAGAGACTGCCAGGAGGCTGGCGGGCAGTGGGCCTGTAACAGGTGATGCTCGTGGTGGATCAAGAGCTCTGGGTGATCTTACTGTTTATAAGAATGTCAATGACATTCCCCCTACCAAGGAATTGATGATTCAGATTGACCAGAAGAATGAGGCAGTTCTCTTGCCGATTTATGGAAGCATGGTTCCTTTCCACGTTGCCACCATCAAAAGTGTGAACAGCCAACAAGACAGTAATAGGTCTTGGTATGTCCGTATAATTTTCAATGTACCAGGGACCCCATTCAATCCCCATGATACAAACTCTCTAAAGTTCCAAGGGTCTATCTATTTGAGGGAGGTCTCATTCCGTTCCAAGGACTCCAGGCATATCAGTGAAGTGGTGCAGCAGATCAAGACTCTACGGCGGCAGGTTACATCAAGGGAATCAGAGAGAGCTGAAAGGGCCACCTTGGTCACTCAGGAGAAGTTGCAGTTAGCAGGGGGCAGATTCAAGCCGATAAGGTTGACAGACCTGTGGATCCGTCCTCCCTTTGGAGGTCGGGGAAGGAAGCTCCCTGGTTCTTTAGAAGCCCATGTAAATGGGCTCCGCTATTCCACATCGAGACCGGACGAGCGCGTTGACGTCATGTATGTTAACATCAAGCATGCTTTCCTCCAGCCTGCTGAGAAAGAGATGATCACCTTACTGCATTTCCACCTGCACAACCATATTATGGTGGGGAACAAGAAGACAAAGGATGTCCAGTTCTATGTTGAGGTCATGGATGTTGTCCAGACTCTGGGTGGAGGGAAGAGGTCTGCAAATGATCCAGATGAGATTGAGGAGGAGCAGCGGGAAAGGGATCGGAAGAACAGGATCAACATGGACTTCCAGAACTTTGTCAACAAGGTGAATGACCTCTGGGGACAGCCCCAGCTTAAGGGGCTTGACCTTGAGTTTGACCAGCCGCTGAGGGAGCTTGGTTTCCATGGGGTTCCCCACAAGGCGGCAGCTTTCATCATTCCAACTACAAGTTGCCTGGTTGAGTTGATAGAGACACCTTTCCTGGTGGTAACGTTGAGTGAAATTGAGATTGTGAACCTGGAGAGAGTTGGGCTTGGACAGAAAAACTTTGACTTGACTATTGTATTCAAAGACTTCAAGCGGGATGTCCTCCGGATTGACTCCATTCCATCTTCATCACTTGACAGCATCAAGGAGTGGCTCGACACAACAGACCTCAAGTACTACGAGAGCAGACTGAATCTGAACTGGCGGCCTATATTGAAGACAATCACTGATGACCCTGAAAAGTTCATTGAGGATGGGGGGTGGGAATTCCTGAACATGGAAGCAAGTGATTCAGACTCAGATAACACGGAGGACACTGACCAAGGCTATGAGCCATCCGACGTGCAGTCTGAATCGGTTtctgatgatgacaatgatgatagTGAGTCGCTGGTAGAGTCAGAGGATGAAGAGGAGGAGGATTCGGAGGAAGTCTCAGATGAGGAGGAGGGGAAGACGTGGGAGGAGCTGGAGAGGGAGGCAAGCAATGCAGACAGGGAGAGAGATGAATCTGATAGTGAGGAGGataggaagagaaggaagatgaaGGCTTTTGGTAAGGGTCGGGTCCCTGATAGAGGTGTCCCTCCAAAGAGGGCTAAGTTGAGGTAG